A window of Streptomyces sp. SAI-127 contains these coding sequences:
- a CDS encoding helix-turn-helix domain-containing protein, which produces MERRRQSDLCGEAVSRARSVAPSTWEGGYDAFTIAAVCERAQVAPRTIHDRTPSKEPPFRAVSEHGLLLGTALSDLHCRHPLPGSTPSVLRPCPLQPTWVSGDIRRPGKRGAVQDGSPAAY; this is translated from the coding sequence ATGGAGCGAAGGCGACAGTCCGACCTGTGCGGCGAGGCCGTCTCGCGCGCCCGGTCAGTCGCCCCATCGACTTGGGAGGGCGGGTACGACGCTTTCACCATCGCGGCCGTCTGCGAGCGCGCCCAGGTCGCTCCACGGACCATCCACGACCGTACGCCCAGCAAGGAGCCTCCCTTCCGCGCCGTCTCCGAGCACGGTCTGCTTCTCGGTACGGCGCTCTCCGACCTCCACTGCCGACACCCCTTGCCGGGCTCCACGCCCTCGGTCCTTCGGCCCTGTCCGCTGCAACCGACGTGGGTGAGCGGCGACATCAGGCGCCCTGGCAAGCGTGGCGCTGTGCAGGACGGCTCCCCGGCGGCCTACTGA
- a CDS encoding universal stress protein yields MNAAVERALGGPLVVGVDGSEPSLRAVDWASDEAVLRGVPLRVVYACLWERYEGAALARDIGKPTALPLAQDVAGAAAERARVRHPDLKVTADVVFEEPEYALVREGRNASALVVGTRGRSGIAEMLLGSVSLAVAAHADCPVIVLRGSHDNQATAPVRRRVVVGVGEDVKESEAVRFAVGEARRRGVPLEAVRAWRCPAHESTDHPLMSGEPARLHEERAVEDLEAALRDVPADIDVCRRTVEGHARRVLLAASREADLLVVGARRREGHLGLQLGRIAHTALHHSACPVAVVPQQA; encoded by the coding sequence ATGAACGCAGCGGTGGAACGAGCCCTCGGCGGGCCCTTGGTCGTGGGCGTGGACGGTTCCGAGCCGAGCCTGCGGGCCGTCGACTGGGCCTCCGACGAGGCCGTGCTGCGCGGGGTGCCGCTGCGGGTGGTGTACGCCTGCCTGTGGGAGCGGTACGAGGGTGCCGCACTCGCCCGTGACATCGGCAAGCCGACCGCTCTGCCGTTGGCCCAGGACGTTGCCGGCGCGGCCGCCGAGCGGGCACGTGTCCGGCATCCGGATCTGAAGGTGACCGCGGACGTGGTGTTCGAGGAGCCGGAGTACGCCCTGGTGCGCGAGGGGCGGAACGCCTCGGCGCTGGTCGTGGGCACCCGCGGCCGCAGCGGCATCGCCGAGATGCTGCTCGGCTCCGTCAGCCTGGCTGTTGCCGCCCATGCCGACTGCCCGGTGATCGTGCTGCGCGGCAGCCACGACAACCAGGCGACAGCCCCGGTACGCCGCCGCGTCGTCGTGGGCGTCGGCGAGGACGTGAAGGAGTCGGAAGCCGTCAGGTTCGCCGTCGGGGAGGCACGGCGACGCGGGGTGCCTCTGGAGGCCGTTCGCGCGTGGCGGTGCCCCGCGCATGAATCCACCGACCATCCGCTCATGTCCGGCGAACCCGCCCGCCTGCACGAGGAGCGGGCGGTCGAGGATCTGGAAGCGGCGTTGCGGGACGTCCCGGCGGACATCGATGTGTGCCGGCGGACCGTCGAGGGTCATGCCCGCCGGGTGCTCTTGGCCGCCTCGCGAGAGGCCGACCTGCTGGTCGTCGGTGCCCGGCGCCGCGAGGGGCATCTCGGGCTCCAGCTCGGCCGGATCGCCCACACGGCGCTGCACCACTCCGCCTGCCCCGTCGCCGTCGTACCGCAGCAGGCGTGA
- a CDS encoding flavodoxin domain-containing protein, translating into MTGTVLVTYGTTNGSTAQIAETIADVLRKSGLTVEALPAQSVASVASYEAVVVGGGLYAGRWQKHARRFLRRHRHALAERPLWLFSSGPLDASASEREIPPVPGVQKAMVELDAREHVTFGGSLEEGAKGWVARMIVRNGKGGDFRDFTAIETWAAHVADELTRT; encoded by the coding sequence ATGACCGGCACCGTGTTGGTCACCTACGGAACCACGAACGGATCTACAGCGCAGATCGCCGAAACGATCGCCGACGTCCTGCGCAAGAGCGGGCTGACGGTCGAGGCCCTCCCGGCCCAGTCGGTCGCGTCGGTCGCGTCGTACGAGGCGGTGGTGGTCGGCGGCGGACTGTACGCCGGGCGCTGGCAGAAGCACGCGCGCCGGTTCCTCCGCCGGCACCGCCACGCCCTGGCCGAACGCCCGCTGTGGCTGTTCAGCAGCGGCCCGCTCGACGCCTCCGCCTCGGAGCGGGAGATCCCGCCCGTGCCCGGAGTGCAGAAGGCCATGGTCGAGCTCGACGCCAGGGAGCACGTCACCTTCGGAGGCTCTCTGGAGGAGGGTGCGAAGGGATGGGTGGCACGGATGATCGTCCGCAATGGAAAGGGCGGGGACTTCCGGGACTTCACCGCGATCGAGACGTGGGCTGCACATGTCGCCGACGAGCTGACGCGCACATAG
- a CDS encoding universal stress protein, whose amino-acid sequence MEQVIIASIDPSALSRNAVDWAAHEARLRGLPLRVVPGPPHDVSDAKMIVCGLRPEDVADSRTACPSLPADVEAAGRPLVFVQEDLYGGCRSEGVALGVDARDPAAAAIDFAFESARIRGSRLHAVHAWSLPADAAELPFAIPEKDRAAWEDQEVQQLTDALRPWREKHPEVPVLEDVVLLAPAQALLHCSAGAALVVVGRRPDAEWGCVVRSLLREATCPVAVVPS is encoded by the coding sequence GTGGAACAAGTGATCATTGCCTCCATCGACCCGTCGGCGCTCAGCCGGAACGCGGTCGATTGGGCCGCGCACGAAGCACGGCTGCGCGGTCTGCCGCTTCGCGTGGTCCCCGGCCCACCGCACGACGTGAGCGATGCAAAGATGATCGTGTGCGGCCTGCGCCCGGAGGATGTCGCCGACTCTCGAACGGCCTGCCCGTCCCTTCCCGCAGACGTCGAAGCCGCGGGCCGGCCGCTCGTGTTCGTCCAGGAGGACCTGTACGGCGGGTGCCGCTCCGAGGGGGTTGCGCTCGGCGTGGACGCCCGCGACCCCGCGGCCGCGGCGATCGACTTCGCCTTCGAGAGCGCCCGGATTCGAGGCTCACGCCTGCACGCTGTCCACGCCTGGTCGCTTCCCGCCGACGCCGCCGAACTGCCCTTCGCCATACCGGAGAAGGACCGGGCCGCCTGGGAGGACCAGGAGGTGCAGCAGCTCACCGATGCGCTGCGGCCGTGGCGCGAGAAACATCCGGAGGTGCCGGTGCTCGAGGACGTCGTCCTGCTCGCGCCGGCGCAGGCCCTGCTCCACTGCTCCGCGGGTGCCGCACTGGTCGTGGTGGGCAGGAGGCCCGACGCCGAGTGGGGGTGCGTGGTTCGGTCCTTGTTGCGAGAGGCCACATGCCCCGTAGCTGTGGTGCCGTCGTAG
- a CDS encoding cyclic nucleotide-binding domain-containing protein, whose protein sequence is MNAPATAGMLRALPAEHRHRLMRFAREVSFPQGARLFEEGGKADRFWIIRTGTVALDMHVPGRRAAVIETLDHNQLLGWSWLFAPHSWHMGAEATSPVRAYEFDATAVRSMCRDDPALGASVAQWVGNVLAHRLRSSRARLLDLYAPYGSGSLL, encoded by the coding sequence ATGAACGCTCCCGCCACGGCCGGCATGCTGCGGGCACTGCCGGCCGAGCACCGTCATCGGTTGATGCGCTTCGCCCGGGAGGTGTCGTTCCCGCAGGGCGCCCGCCTCTTCGAGGAAGGCGGCAAGGCGGATCGGTTCTGGATCATCCGTACCGGCACCGTCGCCCTGGACATGCACGTGCCCGGCCGCCGCGCGGCCGTCATCGAGACCCTCGACCACAACCAACTCCTCGGCTGGTCCTGGCTGTTCGCCCCGCACAGCTGGCATATGGGCGCCGAGGCGACCAGCCCGGTGCGCGCCTACGAGTTCGACGCCACCGCAGTCCGCTCGATGTGCCGGGACGACCCCGCGCTCGGCGCGAGCGTCGCCCAGTGGGTGGGGAACGTCCTCGCTCACCGCCTGCGCTCGTCCCGCGCCCGGTTGCTGGACCTGTACGCCCCCTACGGCAGCGGCAGCCTCCTGTGA
- the sulP gene encoding sulfate permease, whose amino-acid sequence MSQSSVGSARMWRRLVPGLAALLGYRRSWLKGDVLAGVTVAAYLVPQVMAYAGVAGLPPVAGLWAILPALALYALLGSSRLLSVGPESTTALMTATVVGPLAAGDPARYATLAATLAIAVGLLCVVAWAARLGFVADLLSRPVLIGYLAGVALIMIVDQLPKLTGVRTTGSAFFTQLWSFAGNLPRIHLATVLFSVAALGVLFTVAHLFRTVPGPLLVVVFGTAAVSVFDLDGRYGIKVIGDVPSGLPTVAVPDLTELPHLVLPALGVLLVGYTDFILTARAFTKRDDGDSRLDPNQEFLALGAANLGAGTLHGFPVSSSASRTALASSAGGRSQAYSLVAGAAVLSVLLFLSPLLSRTPTAVLGALVVYAAVRMIDLAGFRRLASFRRRELLLALGCLAGVLALDILYGVLVAVGLSVAELLTRVARPHDAVEGLVPGVAGMHDIDDYPQARTIPGLLVYRYDSPLFFANAENFRRRALAAVDEQTEPVRWFVLNTEANVEVDITALDAVDELRRELAHRGIVFALARVKQDLLDDLTAYGLADTVGSERIFPTLPTAVTAYRTWSGDQ is encoded by the coding sequence ATGTCCCAGAGCTCGGTCGGCAGTGCTCGCATGTGGCGCCGTCTCGTGCCCGGGCTCGCTGCGCTGCTCGGCTATCGGCGCTCGTGGCTGAAGGGCGACGTCCTGGCCGGAGTGACGGTGGCCGCGTATCTCGTGCCCCAGGTGATGGCATACGCGGGCGTGGCCGGCCTGCCGCCGGTCGCCGGACTGTGGGCGATCCTGCCCGCGCTCGCCCTGTACGCCCTGCTGGGCTCCTCCCGACTCCTTTCGGTCGGCCCCGAGTCGACGACCGCGCTGATGACGGCGACAGTGGTCGGTCCGTTGGCCGCAGGAGATCCGGCGCGTTACGCGACGCTGGCGGCCACGCTCGCGATCGCGGTCGGTCTGTTGTGCGTGGTGGCATGGGCGGCGCGGCTCGGCTTCGTCGCGGACCTGCTGTCCCGGCCGGTGCTGATCGGGTATCTGGCGGGCGTCGCACTGATCATGATCGTGGACCAGCTCCCCAAACTCACCGGTGTCCGGACGACAGGCTCGGCATTCTTCACTCAACTGTGGTCCTTTGCAGGGAACTTGCCGCGGATCCACCTGGCCACGGTGTTGTTCTCCGTCGCGGCGCTCGGGGTCCTCTTCACGGTGGCCCACCTCTTCCGCACCGTTCCCGGTCCCCTGCTCGTCGTGGTGTTCGGCACGGCCGCGGTGTCCGTCTTCGACCTCGACGGCCGATACGGCATCAAGGTGATCGGCGATGTCCCCTCGGGCCTGCCCACCGTGGCTGTGCCGGACCTGACCGAGTTGCCGCACCTGGTGCTCCCGGCCTTGGGTGTCCTCCTGGTCGGCTACACGGATTTCATCCTCACCGCGCGGGCCTTCACCAAGCGCGACGACGGGGACTCCCGGCTCGACCCCAACCAGGAGTTCCTCGCACTGGGCGCCGCCAACCTCGGCGCGGGCACGCTGCACGGCTTCCCGGTCAGCAGCAGTGCCAGCCGTACCGCGCTGGCCTCCTCAGCCGGCGGTCGCAGCCAGGCGTACTCGCTGGTGGCCGGCGCGGCTGTCCTGTCGGTCCTGCTCTTCCTGAGCCCCCTGCTGTCTCGCACGCCAACGGCAGTCCTCGGCGCGCTCGTCGTCTACGCGGCGGTCCGCATGATCGACCTGGCGGGCTTCCGACGGCTGGCGTCCTTCCGCCGCCGGGAACTCCTTCTGGCGCTCGGCTGCCTGGCCGGGGTCCTCGCCCTCGACATCCTGTACGGCGTGCTGGTCGCTGTCGGTCTGTCCGTGGCCGAACTGCTCACCCGGGTGGCCCGCCCGCACGACGCCGTCGAGGGCCTGGTGCCCGGCGTGGCCGGCATGCACGACATCGACGACTACCCGCAGGCCCGCACCATCCCCGGCCTGCTCGTATACCGCTACGACTCCCCTCTCTTCTTCGCCAACGCCGAGAACTTCCGCCGCCGGGCCCTGGCCGCCGTCGACGAACAGACCGAACCGGTCCGCTGGTTCGTCCTCAACACCGAGGCCAATGTGGAGGTCGACATCACCGCTTTGGACGCGGTCGACGAACTCCGCCGCGAGCTCGCCCACCGCGGCATCGTCTTCGCCCTCGCCCGCGTCAAGCAGGACCTGCTGGACGACCTGACGGCGTACGGCTTGGCGGACACCGTCGGCAGCGAGCGGATCTTCCCGACCCTGCCCACGGCCGTGACCGCTTACCGGACGTGGAGCGGCGATCAGTAG
- a CDS encoding universal stress protein codes for MSRNVTVGLDGSSESRAAAEWAAREAKLRGLPLRLVHVWEPAPEPMAQAPLLGAETQAHWSERIPRETAEGLRLRHPGVHVDVEQIPGRPADALAGAAKGAELLVLGSRGLSGIGGFLVGSVGMAVIADTETPVVLVRAGEQAADEHETDPAGIPSAATAYRPVVLGLDTGHPHATVIAFAFEEASRRGTSLRVVHGWNLPLYSAYGLPADPELNAELGRQEAAALTEVLRPWRQKYPDVEVAEESRSGSPANHIIDASRDASLVVVGRRIRRSPIGAHIGSVTHAVLHHATAPVAVVAHD; via the coding sequence ATGTCCCGCAACGTCACCGTGGGCCTCGACGGCTCGTCCGAGAGCCGCGCCGCCGCCGAGTGGGCGGCCCGCGAGGCGAAGCTGCGCGGACTGCCGCTGCGGCTGGTGCACGTCTGGGAACCCGCCCCGGAGCCCATGGCACAGGCCCCGCTCCTGGGGGCCGAGACGCAAGCGCACTGGAGCGAGCGAATTCCGCGGGAGACGGCCGAGGGACTGCGCCTGCGCCATCCCGGCGTGCATGTGGACGTGGAGCAGATTCCCGGCAGGCCGGCGGATGCGCTGGCCGGGGCGGCGAAGGGCGCCGAGCTGCTGGTCCTCGGCTCGCGCGGGCTGAGCGGGATCGGGGGATTCCTCGTCGGATCCGTGGGCATGGCCGTGATCGCGGACACGGAGACCCCCGTCGTCCTGGTGCGGGCCGGAGAGCAGGCAGCCGACGAGCACGAGACGGATCCCGCGGGCATCCCGTCCGCCGCCACCGCGTACCGGCCCGTGGTGCTCGGCCTCGACACCGGCCACCCCCATGCCACGGTGATCGCTTTCGCCTTCGAGGAGGCCTCCCGCCGCGGTACCTCGCTGAGGGTCGTGCACGGCTGGAACCTTCCGCTCTACTCCGCCTACGGCCTGCCCGCCGACCCCGAGCTCAACGCCGAACTGGGCCGACAGGAGGCTGCCGCGCTGACCGAGGTGCTGCGCCCCTGGCGGCAGAAGTACCCGGACGTCGAGGTCGCCGAGGAGTCCCGGTCCGGAAGCCCTGCCAACCACATCATCGACGCCTCCCGCGACGCATCGCTGGTCGTCGTCGGCCGCAGGATCCGTCGCAGCCCGATCGGCGCACACATCGGATCCGTCACGCACGCCGTACTGCACCACGCCACCGCCCCCGTCGCCGTCGTCGCGCACGACTGA
- a CDS encoding universal stress protein — protein MLQHVTAGVDGSTESLAAAHWAAREALRRGAPLRLVHAWAWHPRPAAAVPMGTSEREWAQQTLDRASGSVRAAHPGLRIVEQLVSGSAVDALLAAPEEARLLVLGSRGLGGVAGFLVGSVSQRVVARSVRPVVLVRAGEAAADEHLPVSDGVSPEEIPGTPYRDVVLGLDTRRPCDELIEFAFEFAGRYGAALRVIHAFSVPSSDGADLHAVTGAGPEFLAVQERAVVATLRPWCEKFPEVSVTETVSEDRAATALVRASSGASLVVVGRRIRDGHLGTHIGPVTHAALHHVRCPVAVVPHT, from the coding sequence ATGCTTCAGCACGTCACCGCAGGAGTCGACGGTTCCACCGAGAGCCTGGCGGCCGCACACTGGGCGGCCCGGGAGGCCCTGCGTCGCGGAGCCCCGTTGAGGCTGGTGCACGCGTGGGCCTGGCATCCCCGCCCGGCCGCCGCCGTACCCATGGGCACGAGCGAGCGCGAATGGGCCCAGCAGACCCTGGACCGAGCGTCCGGCAGCGTCCGGGCCGCACACCCGGGGCTGCGGATCGTCGAGCAGTTGGTGTCCGGCTCAGCGGTCGACGCCCTGCTCGCTGCGCCCGAGGAGGCACGGTTGCTGGTGCTGGGCTCCCGCGGGCTCGGCGGTGTCGCGGGCTTCCTGGTCGGATCCGTGTCCCAGCGGGTCGTGGCCAGGTCGGTGCGCCCGGTGGTGCTCGTCCGGGCGGGCGAGGCCGCCGCCGACGAACACCTTCCGGTGTCCGACGGCGTCTCGCCGGAGGAGATTCCCGGAACCCCGTACCGCGATGTCGTCCTGGGGCTGGACACCCGGCGCCCCTGCGACGAGCTGATCGAGTTCGCCTTCGAGTTCGCCGGGCGCTACGGCGCCGCACTGCGCGTGATCCACGCCTTCAGCGTTCCGTCATCCGACGGCGCCGACCTGCACGCGGTCACAGGGGCAGGGCCGGAGTTTCTGGCGGTGCAGGAACGCGCCGTCGTCGCGACGCTGCGTCCGTGGTGCGAGAAGTTCCCCGAGGTCTCCGTGACCGAGACCGTCTCCGAAGACAGGGCGGCCACCGCGCTGGTGCGCGCGTCGTCCGGTGCCTCCCTCGTCGTCGTGGGGCGCCGCATCCGGGACGGCCACCTCGGCACGCACATCGGTCCCGTGACGCACGCGGCGCTGCACCATGTCCGCTGCCCCGTCGCCGTCGTACCGCACACCTGA
- a CDS encoding dihydrodipicolinate synthase family protein: MARYTRAEARDWARENLVGVVNCTIPSFTADLTAINEKAIRHDTRLAIEHGFMGTLGVSEVSIQLPEYLDFLRVIKDEAGDRLLLTHHASWNNLEQNIEAVKGAEEAGAELVLLSYPPNFYPESEQEIYDYTKAVCDATNLGVMLFPMYLWGFSPRIHPSDIPVHLIRRLLDDCPNIVAIKAEGGFPSIQSVIECHRHFGDEVVISMPIEGELIPLSQIMPLQFSATSDHEYYGPMIPRVFQLLREGKYDDAAEIYWQLHPARKIKGGLAPALHGGAFINRQAWKFQGWLQGYNGGPLRMPTQRIHDAQMNALRKGLVDAGLEPSMDPFREFFIGRNPA; the protein is encoded by the coding sequence ATGGCCCGCTACACCCGCGCCGAAGCCCGCGACTGGGCGCGCGAGAACCTCGTCGGCGTCGTCAACTGCACGATCCCGTCCTTCACGGCCGACCTGACGGCGATCAACGAGAAGGCGATCCGCCACGACACCCGCCTCGCCATCGAGCACGGCTTCATGGGCACCCTCGGCGTCTCGGAGGTCTCCATCCAGCTCCCCGAGTACCTGGACTTCCTGCGCGTCATCAAGGACGAGGCCGGCGACCGGCTGCTGCTCACCCACCACGCCAGCTGGAACAACCTGGAGCAGAACATCGAGGCCGTGAAGGGCGCGGAGGAGGCGGGCGCCGAACTGGTGCTGCTGTCGTACCCGCCGAACTTCTACCCCGAGTCCGAGCAGGAGATCTACGACTACACCAAGGCCGTCTGCGACGCGACGAACCTCGGTGTCATGCTCTTCCCGATGTACCTGTGGGGCTTCAGCCCGCGCATCCACCCCTCCGACATCCCCGTACACCTGATCCGTCGCCTGCTCGACGACTGCCCCAACATCGTCGCCATCAAGGCCGAGGGCGGCTTCCCCAGCATCCAGAGCGTCATCGAGTGCCACCGTCACTTCGGTGACGAGGTCGTCATCTCGATGCCCATCGAGGGGGAGTTGATCCCGCTGTCGCAGATCATGCCGCTCCAGTTCTCCGCCACCAGCGACCACGAGTACTACGGCCCGATGATCCCGCGCGTCTTCCAGCTGCTGCGGGAGGGCAAGTACGACGACGCCGCCGAGATCTACTGGCAGCTCCACCCGGCCCGCAAGATCAAGGGAGGGCTCGCCCCGGCCCTGCACGGCGGCGCCTTCATCAACCGCCAGGCATGGAAGTTCCAGGGCTGGCTCCAGGGCTACAACGGCGGCCCGCTGCGCATGCCCACCCAGCGCATCCACGACGCCCAGATGAACGCCCTGCGCAAGGGCCTCGTCGACGCCGGTCTCGAACCGAGCATGGACCCTTTCCGCGAGTTCTTCATCGGCCGCAACCCGGCCTGA